One stretch of Lemur catta isolate mLemCat1 chromosome 2, mLemCat1.pri, whole genome shotgun sequence DNA includes these proteins:
- the FAM229B gene encoding protein FAM229B yields MPFRFGTQPRRFPVEGGDSSIGLERGLSSSAACNGKEMSPTRQLRRCPGSHCLTITDVPITVYATMRKPPAQSSKETHPK; encoded by the exons ATGCCTTTTCGGTTTGGGACCCAGCCAAGGAGGTTTCCAGTTGAAGGAGGAGATTCTTCAATTGGGCTGGAACGGGGGCTGAGCTCCAGTGCTGCCTGTAATGGGAAAGAGATGTCACCAACCAG GCAACTCCGAAGATGCCCTGGAAGTCATTGCCTGACAATAACTGATGTTCCCATCACTGTCTATGCAACAATGCGAAAGCCACCTGCACAAAGCAGCAAGGAAACGCACCCTAAATAG